The proteins below are encoded in one region of Methanosarcina barkeri 3:
- a CDS encoding DHHA1 domain-containing protein: protein MKEFQNWIKAKTLILTHGDSDGICSGAIAKTAYPDAYVYFTNPVNLLEKLKLIEDVKTLIICDIAIDEKNCSELHAALSRLAEKCNLYYVDHHPFPKSCEKESWFYHDLEACSSELTYRLFEEQLDRDMRRIAIYGAIGDFCDNTPHLKSWVKDWDKRSLYFQAGILTQAILYKGREYEFKRALLEPLSKDIIPSNIPNLSELAREAAVNEERLRLFVKYNVEVLRNCAYIVNTNNSISKAAIYAASYGRREVGIAAEYRERKGAYDLSIRSRGEIDVNSILRLVAPRFGGSGGGHPLAAGARIPEDSLNAFLRAFDKKLEEAHE, encoded by the coding sequence ATGAAAGAATTCCAGAACTGGATCAAAGCAAAAACTCTAATCCTTACTCATGGAGACTCGGATGGGATATGCTCTGGTGCGATTGCAAAAACCGCTTATCCGGATGCGTATGTGTATTTTACAAATCCGGTTAACCTTCTTGAGAAACTAAAACTTATCGAGGATGTGAAAACTCTTATTATTTGCGATATTGCAATCGATGAAAAGAACTGCTCTGAACTTCACGCAGCACTTAGCAGACTTGCAGAAAAATGCAACCTTTACTACGTTGACCATCACCCTTTTCCGAAAAGCTGTGAGAAAGAAAGCTGGTTCTACCATGATCTCGAAGCCTGTTCCTCAGAGCTGACCTACAGGCTTTTTGAGGAACAGCTGGATAGGGATATGCGGAGGATAGCAATTTACGGAGCAATTGGGGACTTTTGCGACAACACTCCTCATTTAAAGAGCTGGGTTAAGGATTGGGATAAAAGAAGCCTTTATTTCCAGGCCGGAATCCTGACCCAGGCCATCCTATATAAAGGAAGGGAGTACGAATTCAAGAGAGCCCTTCTTGAACCTCTCTCAAAGGATATCATCCCATCAAATATTCCGAACCTATCTGAACTTGCCAGGGAAGCTGCAGTTAACGAGGAAAGATTAAGGCTTTTTGTTAAATATAATGTGGAAGTTCTGAGAAATTGTGCGTATATTGTAAATACAAATAACTCCATTTCAAAGGCAGCAATCTACGCAGCCTCTTACGGCAGACGGGAAGTAGGGATTGCAGCCGAGTATCGTGAAAGAAAGGGGGCTTATGACCTGAGTATCCGCTCAAGAGGAGAGATCGACGTAAACAGTATTCTCCGCTTAGTAGCCCCAAGATTCGGAGGAAGCGGCGGAGGACATCCTCTTGCAGCAGGTGCTCGAATTCCTGAAGATTCCCTTAACGCATTCCTCAGGGCTTTTGATAAAAAACTTGAGGAAGCACATGAGTAA
- the engB gene encoding GTP-binding protein EngB, producing METSKTAAESGVSFEIIFVGRSNVGKSSLLRELFGAKVRVGKRPGVTLRPAHAQVSDMLITDMPGFGFMSGVKDRKQDIVKDKTVHYIEDNAKKIKLGVLVIDGPAFPQIVDRWDSRDQIPIDVEMFDFLREVGIDTIIAANKMDKVKESEYDPLLDEIAARLGLEPPWQNWKHIIAPISAKKGDMKALKGLLRDRLHEMKRDDLFKYV from the coding sequence ATGGAAACCAGTAAGACTGCAGCTGAAAGCGGAGTAAGCTTTGAGATTATCTTTGTAGGCCGTTCAAACGTGGGCAAATCCTCTTTGCTAAGGGAACTTTTCGGGGCGAAAGTAAGAGTAGGAAAACGCCCAGGAGTTACCCTGCGCCCTGCCCATGCTCAGGTTTCGGACATGCTTATCACGGATATGCCTGGCTTCGGCTTCATGAGCGGAGTAAAAGACAGGAAGCAGGATATCGTAAAAGATAAAACCGTGCACTATATCGAAGATAATGCCAAAAAGATCAAGCTCGGAGTGCTTGTTATAGATGGCCCGGCTTTTCCGCAGATTGTGGACCGCTGGGACTCAAGAGACCAGATTCCGATAGACGTTGAAATGTTTGATTTTCTCAGGGAAGTCGGGATTGATACCATTATTGCAGCAAACAAGATGGATAAAGTAAAAGAGAGCGAGTACGATCCCCTTCTTGACGAGATCGCAGCCCGTCTCGGGCTTGAGCCTCCCTGGCAGAACTGGAAACACATTATAGCGCCTATTAGCGCCAAAAAAGGAGACATGAAAGCTTTAAAAGGTCTGCTTCGGGACAGACTGCACGAAATGAAAAGAGATGACCTATTCAAGTATGTTTGA
- a CDS encoding winged helix-turn-helix domain-containing protein: MEGIPTPLLKEIGCLYNSKVLHDRRTKILNVYTNQLKTIKEAEHIYGISSVITEGYADSISEKVKEGVPVELIVPLHIAEELKQSPYAEKLEILKSYSNFQLRYKSEDLKMGLIVTNKCLALSLYKKSGIEYDVTTGLFSSDPKAIEWGERLFGYYKTHSEVKLHGNHAL; the protein is encoded by the coding sequence ATGGAAGGAATTCCCACTCCATTGCTAAAAGAAATTGGATGTCTTTATAATTCTAAAGTTCTCCATGACAGAAGAACAAAAATCCTTAATGTCTACACCAATCAGTTAAAAACGATTAAAGAGGCAGAACATATATACGGTATATCGTCCGTGATAACTGAAGGATATGCTGATTCCATCTCGGAAAAAGTGAAAGAAGGAGTCCCTGTTGAGCTTATAGTTCCTCTTCATATTGCAGAAGAATTAAAACAGTCGCCTTATGCAGAAAAACTTGAGATACTGAAGAGTTATAGCAATTTTCAGTTAAGATATAAAAGTGAAGACCTTAAAATGGGGTTAATTGTTACGAATAAATGCCTTGCCTTAAGCCTGTACAAGAAAAGCGGCATTGAATATGATGTAACCACAGGTTTGTTTAGCTCTGATCCAAAGGCTATTGAGTGGGGAGAGAGACTTTTTGGGTATTATAAGACCCACTCAGAAGTGAAGTTACATGGCAATCATGCTTTGTGA
- a CDS encoding zinc-dependent metalloprotease: protein MTAKTKFGIGILLLTTLLIGVVFAPSVSADSTAKESQDESIGDPWFKKGDELNRLSGDERRALAEKNETVRKMIEEDLKIKPVRIENSKDLENLPANYPEDIKKIMIGNISAKNVNLQSSVAQTTTTNTVNVWIIADEEYRSTFGSNWKTKAYNTIEGADDAFNNDHSINFVVGKYSTWDSTDSEDNCSLLLREAQSESGWNSNHQGMDMLAIFTDQSMDKRGRSEHLGDAWIMKHQITADWDWHVGQHEASHNYGCPDHGYTGPVCIMTYVNMMITANWCVDCDQTIETHRNHF from the coding sequence ATGACGGCGAAGACGAAATTTGGAATAGGAATACTACTTTTGACAACGCTGCTGATTGGCGTGGTATTTGCGCCGAGTGTGAGTGCAGATAGTACTGCAAAAGAAAGTCAAGACGAATCTATTGGAGATCCATGGTTCAAGAAGGGTGACGAATTAAATCGGCTTAGTGGTGATGAACGTCGTGCCCTCGCTGAGAAAAACGAAACAGTAAGAAAAATGATTGAGGAAGATCTAAAGATTAAACCTGTGAGAATTGAAAACTCCAAGGACTTGGAAAATCTTCCTGCTAATTATCCCGAGGACATAAAGAAAATAATGATAGGAAATATCTCAGCAAAAAATGTTAATCTACAATCATCAGTTGCACAAACAACGACGACAAACACAGTTAACGTTTGGATAATCGCAGATGAAGAATATAGGAGCACTTTTGGAAGTAATTGGAAAACTAAAGCATATAATACCATTGAAGGTGCCGATGATGCATTCAATAATGATCATAGTATAAATTTTGTGGTAGGTAAATACTCAACATGGGATAGTACTGACAGTGAGGATAATTGCAGCCTACTTCTCAGAGAAGCACAAAGTGAATCAGGGTGGAACTCTAACCATCAAGGCATGGATATGCTTGCCATTTTCACCGACCAAAGCATGGATAAAAGAGGTAGATCTGAGCATCTTGGTGATGCATGGATAATGAAACATCAGATCACTGCAGACTGGGATTGGCATGTTGGGCAACATGAAGCATCACATAACTATGGATGTCCAGATCATGGATACACTGGTCCTGTCTGTATAATGACTTACGTCAATATGATGATAACAGCTAACTGGTGTGTAGACTGCGATCAAACCATCGAAACCCATAGAAATCATTTTTAA
- a CDS encoding winged helix-turn-helix domain-containing protein, which yields MLKEIGCLYNSMIFHDRRTKILNVYTNQLKTIKEAEHIHGISSVITEGYADSISEKVKEGASVELIIPLHVAEELKQSPYAEKLEVLKSYNNFQLRYKNEDLKMGLIVTDKCLALSLYKRRGIEYDITTGLFSSDQKAIEWGERLFGYYKREAGFTKI from the coding sequence TTGTTAAAAGAAATTGGATGTCTTTATAATTCTATGATTTTCCATGACAGAAGAACAAAAATCCTTAATGTCTACACCAATCAGTTAAAAACGATTAAAGAGGCAGAACATATACACGGCATATCATCCGTGATAACTGAAGGATATGCTGATTCCATCTCGGAAAAAGTGAAAGAAGGAGCCTCTGTTGAGCTTATAATTCCTCTTCATGTTGCAGAAGAATTAAAACAGTCGCCTTATGCAGAAAAACTTGAGGTACTGAAAAGTTATAACAATTTTCAGTTAAGATATAAAAATGAAGACCTTAAAATGGGACTAATTGTTACGGATAAATGCCTTGCCTTAAGCCTGTACAAGAGAAGAGGCATTGAATATGACATAACCACAGGTTTGTTTAGCTCTGATCAAAAGGCTATTGAGTGGGGAGAGAGGCTTTTTGGGTATTATAAAAGGGAGGCAGGGTTCACAAAAATATAA
- a CDS encoding C39 family peptidase, with protein MKNLKTKMVFAIMLLMVALIPAVSAQKEDNYSVTAEEALEHANAHMISFIASDAPNFENWTGASIDPKPLELYDINGQKLFYQFSVYKNNNLIGRIDVCTDKTLGASVNNIEFGSKPFKVAEATKKSIEIAKNRYPTREIKSTNMVVYSYPRIGAMTVVKDKTTGKEYRIFVDAYTLDEVEDKPATEIEPGVWSMYDQLLMNGKDNNLKEWKKSDQLTNSIEQAASNKKVNINVSVTEENMKKLSTDAATTLITGKNLSVPLYGQERNYYCGPASCQMIGKYICNIYRTQNYIYDFQGWHNHNDPDGGISDSDAEDYCGYSQQEGGLGQSGTQINTIMSFTTAKTEINNYRPFFTMIPGHFRVCYGYGDTGIGLYYIYINDPLPVGSGHQTVEVNGAQERKRIYVRP; from the coding sequence ATGAAAAATTTGAAAACAAAGATGGTTTTTGCTATAATGCTACTAATGGTAGCGTTAATACCAGCCGTGAGTGCACAGAAAGAGGATAACTATTCTGTAACTGCTGAGGAAGCTTTAGAACATGCAAATGCACACATGATAAGTTTTATAGCATCTGACGCACCAAACTTTGAAAACTGGACAGGAGCATCAATTGATCCCAAACCACTGGAGCTTTATGACATAAATGGTCAGAAATTGTTTTATCAATTTTCTGTATACAAAAATAACAATCTAATAGGTAGAATAGATGTTTGTACCGATAAAACGCTTGGAGCTTCAGTTAACAACATTGAATTCGGTTCTAAACCCTTTAAAGTAGCTGAAGCCACAAAAAAATCAATAGAAATTGCCAAAAACAGATATCCAACTAGAGAAATTAAATCAACTAATATGGTTGTATACAGCTATCCGCGTATTGGGGCAATGACCGTAGTAAAAGACAAAACAACAGGAAAAGAATATAGGATATTTGTAGATGCATATACCCTTGATGAGGTGGAAGATAAACCAGCAACTGAAATCGAACCTGGAGTTTGGTCAATGTACGATCAGCTTTTGATGAATGGAAAGGACAATAATTTAAAGGAATGGAAGAAAAGTGATCAACTCACAAACTCTATAGAACAAGCAGCATCTAATAAAAAGGTTAATATTAATGTGTCGGTCACTGAAGAAAATATGAAAAAACTAAGTACTGATGCAGCAACAACGTTAATCACAGGTAAAAATCTCTCTGTTCCCTTATATGGGCAAGAAAGAAATTATTACTGTGGCCCAGCAAGTTGCCAAATGATTGGTAAATACATATGTAACATATATCGGACCCAAAATTACATCTATGATTTTCAGGGATGGCATAACCATAATGACCCAGATGGAGGGATCTCAGATAGCGATGCTGAAGATTATTGTGGCTATAGTCAGCAGGAAGGGGGATTAGGACAGAGTGGCACACAAATTAATACTATTATGAGTTTTACGACCGCTAAAACTGAGATCAACAACTACAGACCGTTTTTCACTATGATTCCAGGGCATTTTCGAGTTTGTTATGGATATGGAGATACTGGGATTGGATTATATTATATATATATTAATGACCCGTTGCCTGTTGGATCTGGTCACCAAACGGTGGAAGTCAATGGTGCTCAAGAAAGAAAGCGTATATATGTGAGGCCTTAA
- a CDS encoding UPF0228 family protein, protein MSKINKVTIFFIIFFIFVMIAGRFIKTPVNTSTPDPESQVGGLYIQFKDGISEPEVKVILQNINMTRNYRMEYDTNKTDERYYIMVDKHNWDVIRNELNKAMREEKKDWIVYSPAHIIRKGDYYVFTVSEQATKDEKFLAILDKYNIEVKRFVWCKIRFLHSDGSLTYWIPKEDAIRIKNELEKNENVFTVQLSYIYSN, encoded by the coding sequence ATGAGCAAAATCAATAAGGTAACCATTTTTTTTATCATTTTTTTTATTTTTGTAATGATTGCTGGACGATTTATAAAAACTCCAGTTAATACATCTACACCAGATCCCGAATCGCAAGTGGGTGGTCTGTATATTCAATTTAAAGATGGAATTTCTGAGCCAGAAGTAAAAGTCATTCTTCAAAATATTAATATGACTCGGAACTATAGAATGGAATATGATACTAATAAGACGGATGAAAGGTATTACATAATGGTGGACAAACACAATTGGGACGTCATAAGAAACGAGCTTAATAAAGCGATGAGGGAAGAGAAAAAAGATTGGATTGTATATTCTCCTGCTCACATTATCAGAAAAGGAGATTATTATGTTTTTACGGTCTCTGAACAAGCAACCAAAGACGAAAAATTTCTTGCAATACTGGATAAGTATAATATTGAGGTGAAAAGGTTTGTTTGGTGCAAAATTCGTTTTCTTCATAGTGATGGCTCCCTGACGTATTGGATTCCTAAAGAAGATGCAATAAGGATAAAAAATGAGCTTGAAAAAAATGAAAATGTCTTTACTGTACAGCTAAGTTATATTTATAGTAACTAA
- a CDS encoding UPF0228 family protein — protein MSKRYYIIVDPGKRNIIREELRKEKNWTDPIFPDFKKGNYYVITVTKQAIEDESFLDIIEKNNLRVKNSILCLICFVDGSTNSNEKRSWISESDATRIKNELEVNGKVLTVGIGYIEG, from the coding sequence ATGTCAAAAAGGTACTATATAATCGTAGACCCAGGCAAAAGAAATATTATAAGAGAAGAATTGCGGAAAGAGAAGAATTGGACTGACCCTATATTCCCTGATTTCAAAAAAGGAAATTATTATGTGATCACAGTAACTAAACAAGCTATCGAGGACGAAAGTTTTCTCGATATAATAGAAAAAAATAACCTTCGTGTGAAAAATTCCATCTTGTGTCTTATCTGTTTTGTAGATGGATCAACTAATTCAAATGAAAAAAGGAGTTGGATTTCGGAGAGTGATGCAACCAGAATCAAAAATGAGCTTGAAGTGAATGGAAAGGTTTTGACCGTAGGGATTGGTTATATTGAGGGGTAA
- a CDS encoding ATP-dependent DNA ligase produces MTSFREFAETCQAIEKISSTIDTTSRVADLLRMVDVEELPIATHFIMSEVFPAWSGEQLGIGTSLLYVSLSRASGMPVKSIESLIRTTGDIGDTALLILKEKRKNQVTFSSFFEEHPELSITEVYNRFKIASEASGKGSQDIKIKNLQFLFNSSTPREAKYISRLALEELRIGVGEGVVRDAIAKAFSVPADVVEHAFMVTNDLGIVAATAKEGGVEALKHLGIEINRPIKMMLSQISPDIVADIMEMKEAAIEWKFDGARVQVHKAGNSVTLFSRKLENVTNSLPDLVEIIRKHIKAESAILDGEAVAVDENGKPRAFQEILKRFRRKYDVEEKALGIPIQLNLFDIMYLNGKTLIDLPLIERRKALESCVESSVEDSKSICVDKQVITGDLELIEKIYKEALEAGHEGVMVKNPNSLYSPGKRGKNWLKKKPLMETLDLVVVGAEWGFGRRANLIGSYTVACYDPETLRYLQVGKVGTGLTDDQLKELTEMLSGLMEGGEAGGVFAIRPKIVLEIAFEEIQKSPNYDSGFALRFPRFIRIRDDKDPEEADTIQRIGKVYSQQLKRL; encoded by the coding sequence ATGACAAGTTTCAGGGAATTTGCAGAAACCTGCCAGGCAATTGAAAAAATCTCGAGTACAATTGATACTACAAGTAGGGTTGCTGACCTTCTTAGAATGGTTGATGTCGAAGAACTTCCCATTGCAACCCATTTTATTATGAGTGAGGTTTTTCCTGCCTGGAGTGGAGAGCAATTGGGAATTGGTACGAGTCTGCTGTATGTTTCTCTTTCCAGGGCCTCCGGAATGCCAGTAAAAAGCATAGAATCTCTTATTCGGACTACTGGGGATATCGGAGACACAGCTCTTCTTATCCTTAAGGAAAAAAGGAAAAACCAGGTTACTTTTTCTTCTTTCTTCGAAGAACATCCAGAGCTCTCAATAACCGAAGTCTATAATCGTTTTAAAATCGCTTCAGAAGCCTCGGGGAAAGGCTCACAGGACATTAAGATAAAGAACCTTCAGTTCCTCTTTAATTCTTCGACCCCAAGGGAAGCAAAGTATATTTCCAGGCTTGCGCTTGAGGAACTCCGTATAGGCGTCGGAGAAGGTGTTGTAAGAGACGCTATTGCAAAAGCTTTCTCCGTGCCTGCTGATGTGGTTGAGCATGCCTTTATGGTTACGAATGACCTTGGGATAGTTGCTGCAACTGCCAAGGAAGGTGGGGTGGAAGCCCTGAAACACCTGGGAATTGAAATCAACCGTCCGATTAAGATGATGCTCTCACAGATCAGTCCTGATATAGTTGCCGATATAATGGAAATGAAGGAGGCTGCAATCGAATGGAAATTCGACGGGGCAAGAGTCCAGGTCCATAAGGCTGGAAATTCGGTTACGCTTTTCTCACGGAAACTTGAAAATGTAACAAATTCCCTCCCTGACCTTGTAGAGATAATCCGCAAACATATAAAGGCCGAATCCGCAATCCTTGACGGAGAAGCCGTTGCAGTGGACGAGAATGGTAAGCCCAGAGCATTCCAGGAGATCCTTAAACGTTTCCGGCGCAAGTACGACGTGGAAGAAAAAGCCCTTGGTATCCCTATTCAGCTCAATCTTTTTGACATTATGTACTTAAACGGAAAAACGCTAATTGACCTGCCTCTGATCGAACGGCGAAAAGCACTTGAGTCCTGTGTTGAAAGTTCGGTTGAGGATTCAAAATCCATTTGCGTGGACAAACAGGTGATAACCGGAGACCTGGAGCTTATAGAGAAGATCTATAAGGAAGCCTTAGAAGCCGGGCACGAAGGAGTTATGGTCAAAAACCCGAATTCGCTTTATTCCCCTGGCAAACGAGGCAAAAACTGGCTTAAGAAAAAGCCTCTTATGGAAACTCTTGACCTTGTAGTTGTTGGGGCGGAATGGGGCTTTGGCAGGCGCGCAAATCTCATAGGTTCCTACACGGTTGCCTGTTATGACCCAGAAACCCTGCGTTATCTTCAGGTCGGCAAGGTTGGTACGGGCCTGACCGATGACCAGCTAAAGGAGCTTACAGAGATGCTTTCCGGGCTCATGGAAGGCGGAGAAGCAGGCGGTGTATTTGCAATCCGACCGAAGATAGTTCTGGAAATCGCCTTTGAGGAAATCCAGAAAAGCCCCAATTATGACTCCGGTTTTGCGCTTCGTTTTCCACGTTTTATCCGCATCCGGGACGATAAAGACCCTGAAGAAGCCGATACAATCCAGAGAATTGGAAAGGTATACAGCCAGCAGTTGAAAAGGCTGTAA
- a CDS encoding homoserine dehydrogenase codes for MKTVCCSILGFGAIGQGVAEVLLKKKEYLENIGLEVKVVAVVDSKGATINPEGVDLANCLARKRTDGTVALENLSGVEVIQSVAHDLVIETTPTNIRTGGAGLQNMFAAFQTGKDVITSNKGPLTLKYRELMEAAKVAGSHFRFEATVGGSMPIINLSNEVLAGNKVKSVKGILNGTCNYILTRMLEERASYNDILAESMQLGIAETDPTYDVEGIDTACKLVILANAIFGLDATYSDVEVTGITKVTPEALEMAYERGHVIKLIGEVSRERIHVAPRLVPINHPLAVGGTLNVASVETELAGEITVTGKGAGPIETASAILSDLIAIYGN; via the coding sequence ATGAAAACAGTGTGCTGTTCCATTCTCGGGTTCGGTGCAATCGGACAGGGCGTGGCTGAAGTACTCCTTAAGAAAAAAGAGTATCTGGAAAATATCGGGCTGGAAGTAAAAGTGGTTGCTGTTGTGGACTCAAAGGGTGCAACTATTAATCCTGAGGGAGTGGATCTTGCCAACTGTCTCGCCAGGAAGAGGACAGACGGAACTGTAGCTCTTGAGAACCTCTCTGGAGTTGAGGTTATCCAATCCGTAGCTCACGATCTTGTAATTGAGACTACTCCCACAAACATACGAACTGGCGGAGCAGGTCTACAGAATATGTTTGCGGCCTTCCAGACTGGAAAAGACGTTATTACTTCTAATAAAGGGCCTCTTACCCTTAAGTACAGAGAACTAATGGAAGCCGCAAAGGTAGCAGGCTCTCATTTCAGGTTCGAAGCGACCGTCGGTGGGTCAATGCCTATTATTAACCTGTCAAATGAGGTGCTTGCAGGCAATAAGGTTAAAAGTGTCAAAGGAATTCTGAATGGGACCTGTAATTATATCCTGACAAGAATGCTGGAGGAAAGGGCAAGTTACAATGACATTCTTGCCGAATCCATGCAGCTGGGAATTGCTGAGACCGATCCTACATATGATGTTGAAGGGATTGATACGGCCTGCAAACTCGTTATTCTTGCCAATGCAATTTTCGGACTTGATGCTACTTATAGCGACGTTGAGGTTACGGGAATTACGAAAGTTACGCCTGAAGCCCTTGAGATGGCTTATGAAAGAGGGCATGTAATTAAACTCATAGGTGAAGTCAGCAGGGAAAGAATTCATGTAGCTCCCAGACTTGTACCTATCAACCATCCCCTTGCAGTTGGAGGAACCCTGAATGTGGCGTCGGTAGAAACTGAACTTGCAGGAGAAATTACGGTTACGGGTAAAGGTGCAGGCCCGATTGAAACCGCAAGTGCAATTCTTAGTGATCTAATTGCAATTTATGGCAATTGA
- a CDS encoding amino acid-binding protein — MRVSMDIELKDVPGQMLLALQPLSECKANLITVVHHHQKRTPRKTVPVKLVLETRPESIETIKAKLEENGIRIVRVGEHRFRESINVVLIGHVVHTGIQDTIDEIDRTGFAEVVDLSLSMPGINMLSSALIKIDAVGKEDLHRALSILKEVSAKKDLLMVLPIDIQA; from the coding sequence ATGCGAGTTTCCATGGACATTGAATTAAAAGATGTACCCGGGCAGATGCTTTTAGCCCTCCAGCCCCTTTCGGAATGTAAGGCTAACCTGATAACAGTAGTACATCATCATCAAAAGAGGACCCCCAGAAAAACAGTACCTGTAAAGCTTGTACTTGAAACCAGGCCTGAAAGCATTGAGACAATAAAAGCTAAACTTGAAGAAAACGGAATTCGAATTGTAAGAGTCGGTGAACACCGTTTCAGAGAAAGCATAAACGTAGTGCTTATAGGGCATGTGGTCCATACAGGGATCCAGGATACGATTGATGAGATTGACAGGACAGGGTTTGCTGAGGTTGTGGATCTTTCTCTCTCTATGCCCGGTATTAATATGCTTTCTTCAGCCCTCATAAAAATCGATGCTGTTGGTAAAGAGGACTTGCACAGGGCACTTTCTATTCTCAAAGAAGTCTCGGCAAAAAAAGACCTGCTTATGGTTCTTCCAATTGATATCCAGGCCTGA
- a CDS encoding MarR family transcriptional regulator: MVFQGNAIAATIHGTVYEWDTFKPLNNSVVEINSTPEQNIIATDSEYSFNLTPGTYTINASYLEGNRIVYIAQEKVVISGEGEYRHDLLLFPPSHEELLNQDNFEAPYLDYEETEPVSQGSHYSVLAPAFLVLIVLLLALVLAAYLLGKKHEKSIKSPFPEGYQERYLLESESFTRDAIFSEEIETDSIENTTDSDENIIETSELSSEQFAEKFEGISSTDKSIQQSKPTEEIQNISSPPFREKEPNKSSSEVKEHSKLNLPEDLKELLEMVRESGNRITQRELRKKSPYSESKVSLMLSDLEERGLIEKFKRGRGNIVRIPDVHISKQTKHESKKE; the protein is encoded by the coding sequence ATGGTCTTTCAGGGAAATGCAATCGCGGCCACAATTCACGGGACAGTCTATGAGTGGGATACTTTCAAGCCTCTTAATAACTCAGTTGTAGAGATTAATTCCACCCCGGAACAGAACATTATCGCAACGGATTCAGAATACTCGTTCAATCTAACCCCCGGAACTTATACAATAAATGCCAGTTATCTTGAAGGAAACAGGATCGTTTATATAGCTCAGGAGAAAGTTGTAATCTCAGGTGAAGGAGAATATAGGCATGATCTTCTCCTTTTCCCACCTTCTCATGAAGAGCTTCTGAACCAGGATAACTTTGAAGCCCCTTATCTGGATTACGAAGAGACAGAACCCGTATCTCAGGGCTCTCACTATTCCGTTTTAGCTCCTGCTTTCCTGGTTCTTATAGTCCTGCTTCTAGCCCTCGTGCTGGCAGCCTACCTTTTAGGAAAGAAGCATGAAAAATCGATAAAGAGTCCTTTTCCTGAAGGTTACCAAGAGCGATATTTGCTGGAGTCTGAAAGCTTCACAAGGGATGCGATATTTTCTGAAGAGATCGAAACCGATTCAATCGAAAATACAACCGATTCAGATGAAAACATTATTGAAACATCGGAACTGAGCTCTGAGCAGTTTGCTGAAAAGTTCGAAGGAATATCCAGTACTGACAAATCTATACAGCAGAGCAAGCCTACAGAAGAGATCCAGAATATCTCGAGTCCTCCTTTCCGTGAGAAGGAGCCTAATAAATCGAGTTCTGAAGTTAAAGAACATTCAAAGCTCAATCTTCCCGAAGATCTTAAGGAACTTCTGGAAATGGTTCGAGAAAGTGGAAACCGAATTACTCAGAGAGAACTACGAAAAAAATCTCCCTATTCGGAGTCAAAAGTCAGTCTTATGCTCTCAGATCTTGAGGAGCGCGGGCTAATTGAAAAATTCAAAAGAGGAAGGGGAAATATAGTCCGTATTCCGGATGTCCATATCTCCAAGCAGACCAAACATGAAAGCAAGAAGGAATAA